gaggaggaggaggaggagagggagagggagagggagaaggagaaggagagaaggagaaggagagaaggagaagaaggagagaaggagaagaaatgaaggagaaggagagaaggagctggaggggcagctgggaAGGGACAAAGCCACAGAGGTGTGTCCTGCATGGGCCTGAGTGCAAATGGAGGAgaacagagaggaggaggaggaaaggaggaagaggagaatgaGAGATGAAAAATAAGGAAGAGAGataggaggaggagatggagaagaagaaggggagaagaaggagaaggagagaaggggagaaggagaaggggagaaggaggtgggcaagggaaaaggagagaaggaggaggaggtggatgaggaggaaaaggagaaggagaaggaagaagaggaaaaagaggagaggaggagaaggagagaagaaggaggaggagaagggaaaacaagcaaaaggagagaaggagaaggagaaggagaaggagaaggagaaggagaaggagaaggagaaggagaaggagaaggagaaggaggaccAGGATGaagacaagggaaaaaaaagagagaaggatgaggaggtggatgaggaggaagaggaggaggagaaaaaggaggaagaggaaaaagaaggggaggaggaggaggagaaggaggagaagaaaggaaaacagaagaaaaaggagaggaggaggtggagaaggagaaggagaaggagaaggagaaggagaaggagaaggagaaggagaaaagaaggagaaggatgAGGAGAAGGGGAGAAGGAGAAGCAGGATGAGgacaaggaaaaggaggagagaaggaggaggtggatgagaaggagaaggaagaggaggaggaggagaagaagggaaaacagaagcaaaaggagaggaggaggagaaaagaaggaaaaggatgaggagaaggagaaaaagaggagcaggagaggagaaaaggaaaaggaggagaaggagaaaagaaggaaaaggaggagaaggagaaaaggaggaaaaggaggagaaggagaaaaggaggagcaggagagaaggagaaaagaaggaaaaggaggagaaggagaaaaggaggagcaggagagaaggagaaaaggagaaagagaaggaggagtCTCACCCGCTGCAGTGTCTGGATGGTGACACCAGCCACCAGTGACACCATGATGTGCTGGGGCCCCACAGCAGGACGGATCTCCTCCAGGACACCCGGCAGGATGTGGGGTTTGGTGGCCAGGAAGACCAGGGTGCTCCTGTACATCACTTCCAGGTTGCAGTGCGTGGTCCTGCAGCCCaactcctgcccagggacagggagagggatcAGCACCCCCAAAAATAGCATCCCAAAAACAGCATCCCCACGGTAACGGCACATCCAGAGGCAGAGACACAGCCTGGGGACCTGCTCTGGTCACAAAGCCACCGAGGCTCTGCCTGGATCTCACCCAGATCTGGAAAGGATGAGCCAAACCCCTCCTGAGTGTGGGGGAAAGGGTGCTCTGAGCCCACAGtgaggggcaccccaaaatctcccaccCCCGGGCCCCACTCACCCGCCAAGTGCCCAGGTTTCTGTCCGAGGGAGCGCTGGCCAGGACGTTGCTGGCTGGAACCTtccctggggggacacagggcatgGGGTGAGCGGCCAGGGTGGCCCCAGGGTTGGGGGGAcacctcagcacagcccagacaCCCCAATTTCCACCAGGATGTGattcccaccatcccagcaTGATCCCAAAGGGGGACATGGAGCAAAGGGGGCTGGCACTAGTTGTGTCAGGGTGTAGTGACAACGGAGGTGGCCCTAatgggcagggctgtccccacactgtGCTATGGGACAGGGACAATCTGGGACACAcggggagcagggacagggctgggcactcACTGTCTGTGGGACAGGGATGTCCAAATGTCCCCACACTGATCTGGGGGACAGGGATAGGACAGggctgtcccaatgtccccacactGATCTGGGGAACAGGGACTGGGATAGGACAGggctgtcccaatgtccccccactaaactgtgggacagggatgtcagggagaggcaggacagggctgtcccaatgtccccacactaatctgtgggacagggacaccagggaagaGCACAGTCCCCAGGGGAAGAGTGGCAGGAAagggctgtccccatgtcctcccAGTGCAGGACACGAACCCGGGGAAGGGCTGGGACCTTGGGAATAGGCCAAGACAGGgttgtccccgtgtccctccaatGGAACACAGGGacctggggaagggctgggaccTTGGGAATAGGCCAAGAcagggctgtccccatgtccctccaaTGGAGCACAGGGACTCGGGGGCGGGCTGACACTTTAGGAACGGGCCAGGACAGGGTTGTCCCCACATTCCTGCACTGGAGGACAGGGACCCGGGGGCGTGCTGACACTTTAGGAACGGGTCAGGACGcgactgtccccatgtccctccacTGGACAGCAGGGGAGAGAGTGCAGGGAGCGTCCGGAGCAgcgctgtccccatgtcccctcacaCTTCCCCGCGCCACAGGACACGCCGGGAAGGCGCCAGACCGGGACTGTCGCCGTGTCCCCTTCCCTGCCCGTGTGTCGCGGCCGCCCCCCGTGCCGTACCCGCCTGCAGCAGCCCCCGGACGAGTCCCCCGGCCATGCGCCCGGCGCCCACGAACCCGACCCACAGCCCGGGCTCCTCCATCGCTGCGCGAGGCCACGCCCCAGAGCCACACCCCCGGCGCTGATTGGGCTCAGGCAGCCACGCCCCGCTCTTCTATTGGTGGACCCGGTGTTAAGGGGCGGGGTGAACAGGGTAAAGAGGGGAAACTGCGCAGGCGCCGGCGCCACGCGGTTCGCGCAGGTGCACGCGtgggggtcctggagggagtttccaaatttttcccaaaccTTTTCCAAACCTTCCCCGCAGCGCTCAGTGGAACCCTGGCACCCCTGGGGCTACGAGGGGACCCCCACCACGGGGGTGGGGACTAAATTTGGCCGTGAGGGAGGTCCCCAAAGTTGTCCGTGGATGTGGGAGGTGCTTCCCACTCTCCTGGCCCCACAGGTTCCCCCACCCGCCGGCATCCACGGGTTTGTGGGGGTACTTTCTGAGAGGATCCCTAatttgtccccaaatcccctaatTTGTCGGTGGATGTGGGAGCTGCTACCCATTCCAGGGTGCTCCACACCCACCAGCATTCCTGGGACTATCGGATATTCCCCTGGTGGGAGGGACCCtgaaatttggggagggggatccTGTAATTTGTACATGAATATGGAGGGGTTTTCCCCACTATCTTTGCCCCACAGGACCCCCTCCGTTCCCATCATGCTGCTccagagctcctgggctgtgctgctcctctgcgccactgctgggttttgggggtggCTGGGCCTCGCTGCCCCCCCAGAGAAGGTGGGGACCCCCCCTCAGAGCTGGggttcaccccaaaaatccccctcaaGACAACCACGGGTGACAGCCGGTTCTGGGATGAAGCCACATCCCAGGAAATGTCACACCTGCGCTCCTGTTACGGGCTGGTGGCTGTGGGAGTCCCTCTGGCTGGGGAATTTGGATTCTGGGATCCCCTATCCTGGGCAGCCTCTTTGTTTGGTGTAGGgatggttttttgggggtgaaGGCCAAATTCAGGGGTCAGTTCACACCTTTTTCCATATTTTagatccccaaaccccctcctcTGTCCCCCCATCGTGTGCTGGGAGCACCCAGGGGTGCATTTGGGGTGTCCATGGGGAAAACCAGCATTTCCCCATCATCACCTCCCAAATATCCACCTCAGGAGGAGCTCTGGGAGACCTGGATGAGGTCAGCTCTGGATGAGATCCCCGCGGCGCAGCTCGTGCAGGACATCACCCACCGGATGGGTATGAGCGAAGGTTGGGATGCTGCAACATTCCCATATCCCACTTGGGGACTGATCCAACCCCTTTTCCCACCCCACAGGGAATGGGAGCAGCcgtggggctgcagagctccagggagGACACCAGGTTGTCCCATCCAACCTCCATCAGGAGCAGGAAAGACCTCAGGATGTTCATCCCCAACCAGGTGGGAACACAgcaaatcccattcccaggtCTTTTCACACTGGGGTGCATCTTCCCCAGCTCATCCCACTGCTGTTTCCATCTTTTCCATGTCCAGAGAGCATCCTGGTCCTTCAGGAGgtgatggagaagctgcagagggTCAACCAGAGCCTGGAGCTGATGCTGACAGCCTTGGAAAATGCACAAAGCCGGCTGGAAAAGCACCTGGAACACCTCAAAGCCATCCCTGACCTGGATGGTGAGCGGGAATGAGGGCTGGAGGAtcggtgggagctgctggattCCAACACCAGGCTCTTCTTCCTCATCCCACAGGTCAGAGCCAAAGTGTCATCTCCTCCTGCATCCCACACAGCTCATACTTCACGCTCCTGGTTCTCCCACTAGTGCCAGCATCATTCCAGGCCacctttctcctcctcttcctcgctTCCAGCGCCCTCGGCATCCCAGCAATCTCCACTCTTCTggtcctggctgcagcaggtggGGACAAGTGTGGGGACAGTGGTTGGGGACACAGCACCCTTGGGGAGGGGCTCTGTCCACTCTCAACCTCTTGTTTTCCCACAGGGCATTGGCTGCTGGCATCCGGCTGCCGTGGTGCCGGAAGGATCCGGACAGGGGTTCCCCGGGAAAAGGCTCGGTTCCGGCTCACCTCCACCCCAGAGAGGTAGGAGATGGTTGAGGAGGTGGCAtggaagcactgggagctgctgggtccCATCCTTGGTGTCCCATCCTGGATTTTCCACCCTGGATTTCCCACCCTGGAGCCATCTGTCAGAAGTTCTCAGGAAGGGGACAGGACACATCTTGGTGGCTTCCCTATGGCTTTCAGACACCTTATCCCAACTCGTTGCACCATTTCTGTTCAGATGTTCCATCTGGGATGTTCTACCCATCCTTGGTGCCTCATCCTGAATTTCCCATCCTGGATGTTCCACCCTGGAGCCATCTGTCAGAAGTTCTCAGGAAGGGACAGGACACATCTTGGTGGCTTCCTTAGATAGGACACATGTGGCTTTTGAACCCCTCATCCCAACTCGTTGCACCATTTCTGTTCAGATGTTCCATCTTGGATGTCACATCCTTGGTGCCTCATTCTGAATTTCCCATCCTGGATGTTCCACCCTGGAGCCATCTGGCAGAGGTCTCCAGGGAAGGATAGGGCACATCTTGCATGGCTTTCCCACAGGTTTTGGGCATCTCATCCCAACTCCATATCCTGTTTCTGGTCAGATGTTCCATCTTGGATGTCCCATCCTTGGTGCCTCATCCTGGATTTTCCACCCTGGATTTTCCACCCTGGAGCCATCTGGCACAAGTTCTCAGGAAGGGACAGGACACATCTTGGTGGCTTCCCTATGGCTTTCAGACACCTCATCCCAACTCCTTGCACCATTTCTGTTCAGATGTTCCATCTGGGATGTTCTACCCATCCTTGGCGCCTCATCCTGAATTTCCCATCCTGGATGTTCCATCCTGGAGCCATCTGTCAGAAGTTCTCAGGAAGGGACAGGACACATCTTGGTGGCTTCCCTAAGGCTTTTAGACACTTCATCCCAACTCCTTGCACCATTTTTGTTCAGATGTTCCATCCttggtgccccatccttggtgCCTCCTCCTGAATTTCCCTGGATGTTCCACCCTAGAGCCATCTAGCAGTTGTTCTCAGGAAGGGACAGGACACATCTTGTGGCTTCTCTACGGCTTTTAGACACTTCATCCCAACCTCTTGCACCATTTCTGTTCAGATGTTCCATCTTGGATGTCTCATCCTGAATTTCCCATCCTGGATGTTCCACCCTGGAGCCATCTGGCAGAGGTCTCCAGGAAAGGACAGGACACATCTTGGATGGCTTTCCTACAGGTTTTGGGCACCTCATCCCCACTCCATGACCTGTTTCTGGTCAGTGTCACAGCCCTGGATGTTCCACCCTGGAGCCATCTGGCAGAGGTCTCCAGGAAAGGACAGGACACATCTTCGATTGCTTTCCTATGGCTTTTGGGCACCTCATCCCAACTCCTTGCACCATTTTTGTTCATATGTTCCATCTGGGATGTACCCCCATCTGAGACGTTCCACCCATCCTTGGTGCCTCATCCTGAATTTCCCTGATTGTTCCACCCTGGAGCCATCTGGCAGAAGTCTCcagggaaggacaggacacatcCTGATGACCTTCCTATGGCTTTGGGGCGTCTCATCCCCACTCCATGACCTGTTTCTGGTCAGTGTCACAGCCCTGGGTGTCCCATCCTGGAGCCATCTGGTAGAGGGTCTCCAGGAAAGGACAGGACACATCCTGGTGGTTTTCCTATGGCTTTTGGGCACCTCTTCCCAACTCCCTGACTTATTTCTGCTCAGAGAAGGGTGtggagaggctgcagaggtTCATGTCTCCATGGTGGTGGTGACACAGAAGCCACCAAGGTAACAGGAGTCcgattttccttctttccacaCAGGGAATGCGATATGGAGCTGCTGCAAGAGGAGTTGGACAGGATGGAGATGAGCTGCCTGCAGAATGAGAGGCGCCCACAAGGTGGGATCTGTGGTGGCTGTGGGACAAGGATCCAAAGTCCTGACACGTCCCTATCTTGTGCTGGGACATGTGTGttatcccagtgtccccaagctctgccagggcatgtgccaccaccccagagtgtccccatcCTCCACCTCAGAGGGTATCTCCACCCCTGCCTTGTTCTTGCAGAGCCTTCACACccggagcagccccaggaggtGGCCAGGGACATTCCCAAATTCACAGGGCAGGTGTCACCTGACCCTGATGGCCAGAGGACAACACCGAGCTCGTGTGGGGTAAGGTGCTGGGTGGGATGTCCCCATGTTGGTGTTGTCCCCCAAAATCTGCTCTTGGGGACCCCCTGGGTCTCACTGAGGGTCAGGTCCTCCAAGGTTGGGGTGTCCTCACCGTGGTGGCACCTCAGCATGGGGCAGacagacagggctggggacatgaCATACAgagaggaatttggggtggaaGACGGTGTCCTGAAGGATGGCCAAGGCACCCCAGGGGACAAGGGACATCTGCAGGAACCGCCTTCTTCCCAAACCAGGTGACACCAGAGCTGGTCATGGATGCTGGGAAGCTCCTGGAGCCCAAAGCCTGCAGCCCAAGGGCCAACACGTGAGCACCAACTACCCAGAATGTCCCTTCTCCATGGCCTGGTGTCACCTCAGGGGGACACCAAGGTGCTGGTGGCTTCCTGGGGTGCTGATTGGTGTCTCCTCTGTAGGTCcccgtgccagggcctcaccagggctgggcagcgGTGCCGGAAGAAAGCGATTCCCGGGCTGGAATTCTGCCACATCCACACCACCAGCAGTAGCTCGGCCATGGATTCATCCCCCCGTTTTTGACCCTCTACCCCCTCCCTGAGAGGTTTTAACCCTTTTTATGGCTGTCCCAGATCCTGGTGGAGAACATGGACCCTAAGGATGCCACTGGATGTGGGTACAGGGCAGATGTTTATTAACCCACCAGTTTTATACTATTTgcatatattttaataaatgccACAATTACAGCTGGAGTCTTTCCCATTCCTGTCCTGAGACAGGGGGCTGTGGGATCATCCCCATgtgccaagagcagcagcaaattCCCTGCTGCCAATTCCATGCCCTGGATTCCTGATTGCCTTCCCTTTATTACACCTAATTGCAGGTAATTAATGTAGCTCATTAACAGCTCAGAGCCACCACCCTCTTGGACACAGCCACGGCGATGGCTCCAGTTGGCTCCTACCACTcaatctgggatttttttggggtgccccaactttcctcccccctgccctgggcgTCCTGCGCCGCTCCCAGCAGTGGGGCAGGAATgtgggagctgctccccaggctCCCATTTTTACTTTGGAAATGTCACTgtcacccccccagccccgtcctctgccccagcaaaggaCAACCCTGAGTCGAAGAGGATGATCCCGGTGCCAGGCGGTCCCGGTGCCGTCACTTCCTGGCGTTGGCATAGTTGGCGTTGAACCAGGCACAGGTTTCCTTCACGGCTGGGGAGGGAGAAgatgggatgggtttggggactgggaatggatTTTGGGAGTGGATTTTGGTCACAGAATCATGGGATGGGTTttggggattgggaatggaTTTTGGGAGTGGATTTTGGTCACAGAATcatgggatgggtttggggactgggaatggatTTTGGTCACAGAATCATGGGATGGGTTTAGGGACTGGGAAGGGATCTTAGAGAATCATGGGACAAGTTCTGGGATTGGGAATTGATTTTGGTCAGAAAATCaatgggatgggtttggggattgggaatggaTTTTTGGAATTTATTTTGGTCAGAGAATCATAGGATGGGTTTGGGGACTGGGAAGGGATCTTGGTCAGGGAATCATGGAAGAagttttgggattgggaatggattTTGGTCAAAGAATCATGGGACATTTGGAGGCTCGGGAATGGCTTCTGGTCAGAAAATCAcaggatgggtttggggacTGGGAAGGAGTTTTGGAATTTATTTTGGTCAGAGAATCACTGGATGGGTTTGGGGACTGGAATGGATTTTGGTCAGAGAATCATGGAACAAATTCTGGGATTGGGAATTGATTTTGGTCAAAGAATCATGGGACATTTGGGGGATTGA
This genomic window from Zonotrichia albicollis isolate bZonAlb1 chromosome 1, bZonAlb1.hap1, whole genome shotgun sequence contains:
- the LOC102071745 gene encoding protein brambleberry; its protein translation is MWEVLPTLLAPQVPPPAGIHGTPSVPIMLLQSSWAVLLLCATAGFWGWLGLAAPPEKEELWETWMRSALDEIPAAQLVQDITHRMGNGSSRGAAELQGGHQVVPSNLHQEQERPQDVHPQPESILVLQEVMEKLQRVNQSLELMLTALENAQSRLEKHLEHLKAIPDLDGQSQSVISSCIPHSSYFTLLVLPLVPASFQATFLLLFLASSALGIPAISTLLVLAAAGHWLLASGCRGAGRIRTGVPREKARFRLTSTPERECDMELLQEELDRMEMSCLQNERRPQEPSHPEQPQEVARDIPKFTGQVSPDPDGQRTTPSSCGVTPELVMDAGKLLEPKACSPRANTSPCQGLTRAGQRCRKKAIPGLEFCHIHTTSSSSAMDSSPRF